From the genome of Geoglobus ahangari, one region includes:
- the smc gene encoding chromosome segregation protein SMC: protein MHIKKITIKNFKSFGKKVEIPLERGFTVISGPNGSGKSNIIDSIIFCLGLHSSSKVLRAEKLTDLIYSGNGRRLGTAEVEIVFEPDNGEELRISRKVRVTEKNYYSNYYINGKPASHGEVVRVLEKAGIYSDAYNIVMQGDVTRIVEMTPMQRRKIIDDIAGISEFEEKKARAIEELEAVRQNIEKISAILSEVELRLKELERDREEALRYRELLEKKERLENELKAIRRKELSLKLERLRKEVERLQRQKDSAMVRISEIKVEKESIRKELEDVSRRIAETADERYREIQERIADIQAEIEGLRKEEEILKAEIERLNEERMKALLDITKINERLESLRKELENLLLQKVSVEESVDSIKAQIEGVREQIEKLSGEEKELRDEIVSLSEKAEELREGKSELLRERDRIYEGLRRVSIEIEELEGELNRIRNEYSGVKDEIELRRREIERIESQLAREITNKNAIDRKIFDLRNEISAIDEEIKGKELELAKVKAELSAYEATFGRAVELILEAKEKKALPGIFGIVAQLAEVEERYALALEIAAGNALNFIVVENEDDAIRAINYLKQIRGGRATFLPLNKIRKNFEKINLDRKVLSEKGVIDYAVNLVKCEPKFRPVFNFVFRDTLVVDNVENAKRIMDGRRIVTLDGELIEKSGAITGGSVDRKKGLLISKELLEREKKISEEITVLNSKKAFLVGELRKVEDSWREAQSRVKELEESLRNAENDVKVLQARLEGIAAREKEILERIEDRERERRELGQKIGDVEQAVKEVDSELSKIEGRLEELNRKMKGSALPKLTEELERLKSQFSVAREGLIKIESEIEKKELEIGQAERELEDKERRVGEIDGKVSEYGEKIEHGRKKAMELREEMERLREEEETLGEAIKELRRERDALFSKLKDLENEESRLEYDLVGFDEKIRARKEAMGEIEAEIQGLPEMEPSMSRDEAVSELERVESELSKFGEVNMKAIQDYEEVKARWEELYSRKVTLEKEREEILERIERYDRMKKEKFFEVFNAINENFKEVIAKLANGEGELYLDNHDDPFNSGLHMKVKPYGKPVQRLEQMSGGEKSLVALAFIFAIQRYKPAPFYAFDEVDMFLDGVNVARLARMIKEMSSRAQFIVVSLRKPMLEQADAIVGVTMGRDNSSQVTGIRRASMIQ from the coding sequence ATGCACATAAAGAAAATAACGATAAAGAACTTCAAATCTTTTGGTAAGAAGGTAGAGATCCCCCTCGAAAGGGGCTTCACGGTTATAAGCGGGCCGAACGGAAGCGGGAAGTCCAACATCATCGATTCTATCATTTTCTGCCTCGGCCTTCACAGCTCCTCAAAGGTTTTGAGGGCCGAAAAGCTCACGGATCTGATCTACTCCGGCAACGGCAGGAGACTCGGAACTGCCGAGGTTGAGATCGTCTTCGAGCCCGATAATGGGGAGGAGCTGAGGATATCGAGGAAGGTCAGGGTTACGGAGAAGAACTACTACAGCAACTACTACATCAACGGAAAGCCAGCAAGCCACGGGGAGGTTGTTAGGGTTCTCGAGAAGGCCGGAATCTACAGCGACGCCTACAACATAGTGATGCAGGGAGACGTGACGAGGATCGTTGAGATGACGCCAATGCAGAGGAGGAAGATCATAGACGACATCGCCGGAATCTCGGAGTTCGAGGAGAAGAAGGCGAGGGCGATAGAGGAGCTGGAGGCTGTCAGGCAGAACATAGAGAAGATATCCGCAATTCTCTCAGAGGTCGAGCTGAGGCTGAAGGAGCTCGAGAGGGACAGGGAGGAGGCTCTCAGGTACAGGGAGCTTCTGGAGAAAAAGGAGAGGCTGGAAAACGAGCTGAAGGCGATAAGGAGGAAGGAGCTCTCACTGAAGCTCGAGAGGCTCAGGAAGGAGGTCGAGAGGCTGCAGAGGCAGAAGGATTCGGCAATGGTCAGAATTTCCGAGATAAAGGTTGAGAAGGAGAGCATAAGGAAGGAGCTCGAGGACGTGTCCAGAAGGATTGCCGAAACCGCTGACGAGAGGTACAGGGAGATTCAGGAGAGGATTGCCGACATTCAGGCCGAGATTGAGGGACTCAGGAAGGAAGAGGAGATCCTGAAAGCGGAGATCGAGAGGCTGAACGAGGAGAGGATGAAGGCGCTGCTCGACATAACCAAGATAAACGAGAGGCTCGAGTCGCTCAGAAAGGAGCTCGAGAACCTTCTGCTGCAGAAGGTGAGTGTCGAGGAGTCTGTTGACTCGATTAAGGCTCAGATTGAGGGTGTGAGAGAGCAGATAGAGAAGCTGAGCGGAGAGGAGAAGGAGCTGAGGGATGAAATCGTCAGCCTTAGTGAGAAGGCTGAGGAACTGAGAGAGGGGAAGTCAGAACTCCTGAGGGAGAGGGACAGAATCTACGAGGGTCTCAGGAGGGTGTCAATTGAGATCGAGGAGCTTGAGGGCGAGCTGAACAGAATCAGGAACGAGTACTCGGGAGTGAAGGATGAAATCGAGCTCAGGAGGAGGGAGATTGAGCGGATAGAATCCCAGCTTGCAAGGGAAATAACGAACAAGAACGCAATTGACAGGAAGATCTTCGACCTTAGGAACGAGATCTCCGCGATTGATGAGGAGATAAAGGGCAAGGAGCTCGAGCTTGCGAAGGTGAAGGCCGAGCTCTCAGCATACGAGGCAACCTTCGGCAGAGCGGTGGAGCTAATCCTCGAGGCGAAGGAGAAGAAGGCTCTGCCGGGGATCTTCGGGATTGTTGCCCAGCTTGCCGAGGTTGAGGAGAGGTACGCCCTCGCCCTCGAGATTGCCGCTGGAAACGCTCTGAACTTCATTGTTGTCGAGAATGAGGATGACGCCATAAGGGCAATAAACTACCTCAAGCAGATACGGGGCGGAAGGGCGACGTTTCTGCCGCTCAACAAGATCAGGAAGAACTTCGAGAAGATAAACCTCGACAGGAAGGTTCTGAGTGAGAAGGGGGTTATAGACTACGCGGTCAATCTGGTGAAGTGCGAGCCCAAGTTCAGGCCCGTCTTTAACTTCGTGTTCAGGGACACGCTCGTCGTGGACAACGTCGAGAACGCGAAGAGGATAATGGACGGCAGGAGGATCGTGACTCTCGATGGAGAGCTAATAGAGAAGAGCGGAGCGATCACCGGTGGAAGCGTGGACAGGAAGAAGGGCTTGCTCATCTCAAAGGAGCTTTTAGAGAGGGAGAAGAAGATATCGGAGGAGATAACCGTCCTCAACTCGAAAAAGGCTTTTCTCGTTGGAGAGCTGAGGAAGGTCGAGGACTCGTGGAGGGAGGCGCAGTCCAGAGTGAAGGAACTTGAGGAGAGTCTGAGGAATGCCGAAAACGACGTGAAAGTCCTGCAGGCGAGGCTTGAAGGGATTGCTGCGAGAGAGAAGGAGATTCTGGAAAGGATAGAGGACAGGGAGAGGGAGAGGAGGGAGCTGGGGCAGAAAATAGGGGACGTGGAGCAGGCTGTAAAGGAGGTGGACAGCGAGCTTTCAAAGATTGAAGGAAGGCTTGAGGAGCTGAACAGGAAGATGAAGGGAAGCGCGCTTCCAAAGCTCACGGAGGAGCTTGAAAGGCTGAAGAGCCAGTTCAGCGTTGCGAGGGAGGGGCTGATAAAGATAGAGTCCGAGATAGAGAAGAAGGAGCTCGAGATAGGGCAGGCGGAGAGAGAGCTTGAGGACAAGGAGAGGAGGGTTGGCGAGATAGACGGAAAGGTCTCAGAGTACGGTGAGAAGATAGAGCATGGCAGGAAGAAGGCCATGGAGCTCAGAGAAGAGATGGAGAGGCTGAGGGAAGAGGAGGAAACGCTTGGAGAGGCGATAAAGGAGCTCAGAAGGGAGAGGGATGCGCTGTTCTCCAAGCTCAAGGATCTTGAGAACGAGGAGAGCAGGCTTGAGTACGACCTTGTTGGGTTCGACGAGAAGATCAGGGCGAGGAAGGAGGCTATGGGCGAGATTGAGGCAGAAATTCAGGGTCTGCCGGAGATGGAGCCTTCAATGAGCAGAGACGAGGCCGTTTCAGAGCTTGAGAGGGTTGAGAGCGAGCTATCAAAGTTCGGAGAGGTCAACATGAAGGCCATTCAGGACTACGAGGAAGTGAAGGCGAGGTGGGAGGAGCTCTATTCGAGGAAGGTCACGCTCGAGAAGGAGAGGGAGGAGATACTTGAGAGGATAGAGAGGTACGACAGGATGAAGAAGGAGAAGTTCTTCGAGGTGTTCAACGCGATAAACGAGAACTTCAAGGAGGTCATCGCCAAGCTCGCAAATGGAGAGGGTGAGCTTTACCTCGACAACCACGACGATCCGTTCAACTCCGGACTGCACATGAAGGTGAAGCCATACGGAAAGCCGGTGCAGAGGCTGGAGCAGATGAGCGGTGGGGAGAAGAGTCTTGTTGCCTTAGCCTTCATCTTTGCGATTCAGCGCTACAAGCCAGCTCCATTCTATGCCTTCGATGAGGTGGACATGTTCCTTGATGGTGTCAACGTTGCGAGACTCGCGAGGATGATCAAGGAGATGTCGTCGAGGGCACAGTTCATAGTCGTCTCGCTCAGAAAGCCCATGCTCGAGCAGGCAGATGCGATTGTTGGCGTCACGATGGGGAGGGATAATTCATCGCAGGTGACTGGGATAAGGAGAGCATCGATGATCCAGTAG
- the hisD gene encoding histidinol dehydrogenase: protein MIEEYIEKVRPIVERVREEGDRALIEFTERFDGVRIESVRIEREEFEDAYDSVSDELIDALEVAKENIERFHYITMPDNDVRIDFDYAIMGKRYVPIDIAGLYIPGGRASYPSTVLMAAVPAKLAGVGTVVACTPPNEEGRVNPLTLVAMDMCGVDEVYRVGGAQAIAAMAYGTETVKKVDKIVGPGNIYVTAAKLLVQKDVAIDMPAGPSEVLVIADESADAQVVALECLAQLEHDPLARAFVVTTSRALAEDVERLVRSEFPEANLECMVVESIKKAVEVSNEVAPEHLVILTENYWQVFEKVRHAGSVFLGEYSPVAAGDYASGTNHILPTARFARMYSGVGVETFMKSITYQELRKEGLERISQAIIRLARAEGLEWHAKSVEERLK, encoded by the coding sequence ATGATTGAGGAGTACATTGAGAAGGTAAGGCCGATAGTGGAGAGGGTCAGGGAAGAGGGCGATAGGGCATTAATCGAGTTCACCGAGAGATTCGATGGGGTCAGGATAGAGAGTGTAAGGATAGAGAGGGAGGAGTTCGAGGACGCCTACGACTCGGTCAGCGACGAGCTCATTGACGCGCTCGAGGTTGCCAAGGAGAACATCGAGAGGTTCCACTACATCACAATGCCCGACAACGACGTGAGGATCGACTTCGACTACGCGATAATGGGTAAGAGGTATGTCCCCATCGACATTGCAGGGCTGTACATTCCGGGCGGGAGGGCGAGCTATCCGTCCACAGTCCTGATGGCCGCGGTGCCTGCCAAACTTGCAGGGGTTGGCACTGTTGTGGCCTGCACCCCACCCAATGAGGAGGGAAGGGTGAACCCCCTCACGCTCGTCGCAATGGATATGTGTGGCGTTGATGAGGTCTACAGGGTCGGGGGTGCGCAGGCCATAGCTGCGATGGCTTACGGAACTGAGACAGTAAAGAAGGTGGACAAGATCGTGGGGCCGGGGAACATCTATGTTACGGCAGCCAAGCTGCTCGTCCAGAAGGATGTTGCAATAGATATGCCAGCCGGCCCGTCAGAGGTGCTCGTAATAGCTGATGAGAGTGCTGACGCTCAGGTGGTTGCACTCGAGTGCTTGGCGCAGCTCGAACACGATCCGCTTGCGAGGGCTTTTGTCGTGACAACTTCCAGGGCTTTGGCGGAGGATGTGGAGAGACTCGTCAGATCCGAGTTCCCCGAGGCAAATCTGGAGTGCATGGTTGTTGAGAGCATTAAGAAAGCCGTTGAGGTGTCGAATGAAGTTGCGCCAGAGCACCTCGTGATTCTGACGGAGAATTACTGGCAGGTCTTCGAGAAGGTGAGGCATGCGGGCAGCGTTTTTCTTGGGGAATATTCTCCTGTAGCCGCCGGAGACTACGCGAGCGGAACCAACCACATCCTTCCCACCGCAAGGTTTGCCAGAATGTATTCCGGAGTGGGTGTTGAGACGTTCATGAAGAGCATAACCTATCAGGAGCTCAGAAAGGAGGGGCTCGAGAGGATCTCTCAGGCGATAATTCGGCTCGCAAGGGCTGAGGGTCTTGAGTGGCACGCAAAATCTGTGGAGGAGAGGTTGAAATGA
- the scpB gene encoding SMC-Scp complex subunit ScpB, with protein MKEKVEAILFVSSEPISATKIAKIIGAGVKDVEETIEELSREYASRETSIEIVKLGKKYLMRVKPEYSEVVRAFTEKDMERGVLRTLAIIAVKQPIKLSDLARIRGNRCYEHVKKLKEMGFISEEKKGRATILRTTKNFAIYFGLKSSDPEEIKETLLRIVKKDRKLEEYFGKI; from the coding sequence ATGAAGGAGAAGGTTGAAGCTATACTGTTCGTATCCTCGGAGCCAATATCCGCGACTAAAATCGCAAAGATAATTGGGGCGGGCGTGAAGGATGTTGAGGAAACAATCGAGGAGCTCTCCAGAGAGTATGCCTCGAGGGAAACCTCGATTGAGATTGTGAAGCTTGGAAAGAAGTACCTGATGAGGGTCAAGCCCGAGTACAGCGAGGTCGTGAGGGCGTTCACGGAGAAGGACATGGAGAGGGGCGTGCTCAGAACTCTCGCGATCATAGCGGTAAAGCAGCCCATAAAGCTCTCAGACCTCGCAAGGATCAGGGGGAACAGGTGCTACGAGCATGTGAAGAAGTTGAAGGAGATGGGGTTCATTTCCGAGGAGAAGAAGGGCAGGGCGACCATTCTCAGGACGACCAAGAACTTCGCCATCTACTTCGGGCTGAAGAGCTCAGATCCTGAGGAGATAAAGGAGACCCTGCTCAGGATAGTTAAGAAGGACAGGAAGCTGGAGGAGTACTTTGGGAAGATTTGA
- a CDS encoding 4-phosphopantoate--beta-alanine ligase produces the protein MEIPRSHPRYHSLMTREKLAEAFRKGLVVPEGLIAHGRGECFDYILGEMSRDFALEAERAGVAMLLLADHPVLSVNGNTAGLVAEEICELARIIDAPVEVNIFHWSDERKRKIAEELEKHGVEVYSRNDAVLEGLESARRIVDSRGIYRADVVLVPLEDGDRCEILKRHGKKVVTIDLNPLSRTALMADVTIVDNITRAIPNMIEFAREMKDWDRERLERVVESYDNRSVLRRAILAIRDYLTERAGELE, from the coding sequence ATGGAGATCCCGAGGTCTCACCCTCGCTATCACTCTCTCATGACGAGGGAGAAGCTCGCTGAGGCGTTCAGGAAGGGGCTCGTGGTTCCTGAAGGGTTGATAGCCCACGGAAGGGGAGAGTGCTTTGACTACATCCTCGGAGAGATGAGCAGGGACTTTGCCCTTGAGGCTGAAAGGGCGGGTGTTGCCATGCTCCTTCTCGCAGACCATCCCGTCCTATCCGTCAACGGAAACACCGCTGGCCTTGTTGCAGAGGAGATCTGCGAACTCGCCAGGATCATTGACGCCCCGGTTGAGGTGAACATCTTCCACTGGAGCGATGAGAGGAAGAGGAAGATAGCAGAGGAGCTCGAAAAGCATGGGGTGGAGGTCTACAGCAGGAACGATGCGGTTCTGGAGGGGCTTGAGTCCGCAAGGAGGATCGTGGACAGCAGGGGGATTTACAGGGCCGATGTGGTTCTTGTGCCGCTCGAGGATGGTGACAGGTGCGAGATACTCAAGAGGCACGGGAAGAAGGTTGTGACAATCGACCTAAACCCCCTCTCCAGAACGGCGCTCATGGCAGACGTGACGATCGTGGACAACATAACGAGGGCGATTCCAAACATGATCGAGTTCGCGAGGGAGATGAAGGACTGGGACAGGGAGAGGCTTGAGAGGGTCGTGGAGAGCTACGACAACAGAAGTGTTTTAAGGAGAGCGATTCTGGCGATTAGAGACTACCTCACTGAGAGGGCCGGTGAGCTTGAATGA
- the hjc gene encoding Holliday junction resolvase Hjc, giving the protein MKRKGIRFERELIHALWDEGFAAIRSAGSGSSGYPSPDILASNGKITLAIEAKVREKLPLYIPAEKVRELVMFSNLFGAKPVIALKIKKEKWRFFEIDVLQETEKGYKISKDNFYMGKELGEILNRYTQERL; this is encoded by the coding sequence GTGAAGAGGAAGGGGATTCGCTTTGAAAGAGAGCTGATTCACGCTCTGTGGGATGAGGGTTTTGCTGCAATAAGGAGCGCCGGTAGCGGATCGTCAGGCTACCCCTCTCCCGACATCCTCGCGAGCAATGGCAAGATCACGCTCGCCATAGAGGCGAAGGTTAGGGAAAAGCTGCCCCTCTACATTCCCGCCGAGAAGGTGAGGGAGCTCGTGATGTTCTCCAACCTGTTCGGGGCAAAGCCGGTCATAGCCCTCAAGATCAAGAAGGAGAAGTGGAGGTTCTTTGAAATAGATGTGCTTCAGGAGACCGAGAAGGGCTACAAAATCTCCAAGGACAACTTCTACATGGGAAAGGAGCTCGGTGAGATCCTCAACAGGTACACTCAGGAAAGGCTATAA
- a CDS encoding segregation/condensation protein A, with amino-acid sequence MLYNLAKKGEIDPLNIDVVEVADKFLEELENARKLDLRISGRVLLYAAILVRMKSDIITSEAVGMTEAEEEEPEMDYEYGFDAYDYEPYYEDEFEDFLSQDFIQDDDVLEDELISALIEAGRKRVRRYTTLEDLIRELESAERVRKRRRRRRRAEREPLVDPMEVPHDENLEETIERVREVLVSMMKNRDMVRLGEIAGFDLVSKYISVLHLAFRRVFEIHQERIFESDIEIRRLNDEGEG; translated from the coding sequence ATGCTCTACAACCTTGCCAAGAAGGGCGAGATCGATCCGCTGAACATAGACGTAGTCGAGGTGGCGGACAAGTTTCTTGAAGAGCTTGAGAACGCGAGGAAGCTCGACCTGAGGATTTCAGGCAGAGTTCTGCTCTACGCCGCGATACTCGTGAGGATGAAGTCGGACATAATAACGAGCGAGGCCGTTGGAATGACTGAGGCGGAGGAAGAGGAGCCGGAAATGGACTACGAGTACGGGTTTGACGCATACGACTACGAGCCGTACTACGAGGACGAGTTCGAGGACTTTCTCTCCCAGGACTTCATTCAGGACGACGACGTCCTCGAGGACGAGCTCATAAGCGCCCTGATCGAGGCTGGCAGGAAGAGAGTCAGGAGGTACACCACGCTTGAAGACCTGATCAGGGAGCTTGAGAGCGCTGAGAGGGTGAGGAAGAGAAGGAGGCGCAGGAGAAGGGCTGAGAGGGAGCCGCTGGTCGATCCGATGGAAGTACCTCACGACGAGAATCTGGAGGAGACGATTGAGAGGGTGAGGGAGGTTCTCGTCAGCATGATGAAGAACAGGGACATGGTGAGGCTTGGAGAGATTGCAGGCTTTGACCTCGTTTCCAAGTACATCTCAGTCCTGCACCTCGCGTTCAGGAGGGTGTTCGAGATTCACCAGGAGAGGATATTCGAGAGCGACATAGAGATCAGGAGGTTGAACGATGAAGGAGAAGGTTGA
- the aspS gene encoding aspartate--tRNA(Asn) ligase: MRKFTADIGEEDFGKEVELYGWVHEVRDLGGLVFIVLRDREGFAQITLPKKVVDRELFKRARKIRRESVIRVVGEVKPEEKAPNGFEIIPREIEVLNEADAPLPLEVTEKVPAELDTRLDNRFMDLRKPRVQAIFRIRHVAIQAIREYFDRHGFIEVHTPKIVSTATEGGTELFPITYFEREAFLNQSPQLYKQTLMAAGFERVLEIGPIFRAEEHNTIRHLNEAVSVDIEVSFTDHEGVMRYLEELVKEVYEKINERCERYLEWLNLKLEVPETPFERLKYDEAVEIARKKGEEIVWGDDLSTAALKLIAEDYSGYYFIVDWPTESKPFYAMPYEEEPEISKTFDLMKGWLEIASGAQRIHQYDLLVRRISEQGLAPESFGFYLQAFRYGMPPHAGWGMGLDRLMMAILGLQNIREAVLFPRDRQRLVP, translated from the coding sequence ATGAGGAAGTTTACGGCGGATATTGGTGAGGAGGACTTTGGAAAGGAGGTAGAGCTTTACGGCTGGGTTCACGAGGTCAGAGACCTTGGAGGGCTCGTTTTCATAGTTCTCAGAGACAGGGAGGGCTTCGCCCAGATAACCCTGCCGAAAAAGGTGGTGGACAGGGAGCTGTTCAAGAGGGCCAGGAAGATAAGGAGGGAGAGTGTCATCAGGGTTGTTGGCGAGGTGAAGCCGGAGGAGAAGGCTCCAAACGGCTTCGAGATAATCCCGAGGGAAATCGAGGTTCTCAACGAGGCCGACGCTCCCCTGCCGCTTGAGGTCACGGAGAAGGTTCCGGCTGAGCTGGATACGAGGCTGGACAACAGGTTCATGGATCTGAGGAAGCCAAGGGTTCAGGCGATATTCCGCATCAGGCACGTGGCGATTCAGGCCATAAGGGAGTACTTTGACAGGCACGGGTTCATAGAGGTGCACACGCCCAAAATCGTGTCCACCGCAACTGAAGGTGGGACTGAACTCTTCCCAATTACATACTTCGAGAGAGAGGCTTTCCTGAACCAGAGCCCCCAGCTCTACAAGCAGACACTCATGGCCGCCGGGTTCGAGAGGGTGCTCGAGATAGGGCCAATATTCAGAGCAGAGGAGCACAACACGATCAGACATTTGAATGAGGCTGTGAGCGTTGACATAGAGGTCAGCTTCACCGACCACGAGGGCGTGATGAGGTATCTGGAGGAGCTCGTGAAGGAGGTTTACGAGAAGATCAATGAGAGGTGTGAGAGGTATCTGGAGTGGCTCAACCTGAAGCTTGAGGTTCCAGAAACGCCGTTTGAGAGGCTCAAGTACGATGAGGCTGTCGAGATAGCCAGAAAGAAGGGGGAGGAGATAGTCTGGGGAGATGACCTGTCCACAGCAGCATTAAAGCTGATAGCCGAGGACTACAGCGGTTACTACTTCATCGTTGACTGGCCGACAGAGTCCAAGCCTTTCTACGCGATGCCGTACGAGGAGGAGCCCGAAATCTCCAAGACGTTCGACCTCATGAAGGGATGGCTCGAGATCGCGAGTGGGGCGCAGAGAATTCACCAGTACGACCTTCTCGTGAGAAGGATCAGCGAGCAGGGACTTGCCCCGGAGAGCTTCGGCTTCTACCTTCAGGCGTTCAGATACGGCATGCCACCTCACGCTGGGTGGGGTATGGGTCTGGACAGGCTCATGATGGCAATTCTCGGACTACAGAATATCAGGGAGGCCGTACTCTTTCCGAGAGATAGGCAGAGGCTTGTTCCGTGA
- a CDS encoding tRNA(Ile)(2)-agmatinylcytidine synthase, translated as MRVWVGMDDTDSRKGMCTTYLAKVLMERLEESGCRVIGLPRLIRLNPNVPFKTRGNGAVSFLIECEDVGEVVDVANETVLEMAELDDENTDPGVVFVNAENDELMNVLYKFSERVIRDIVSVDEALFIVGKYLIPHLKYKRGRGLIGALASVGAECSEYTLELLAYRKPERFGTKRVYDRDSFFLADLLTYPQTFDTVDWGNDVVVCVPNSPDPVLFGIRGDSLEAVFRAFEVVRCEEIDRYQIFMTNQATDMHLIREDEVFQLFEGRSYVLGGTVIEEPFEIEGGHVFFTIETRFGDVRCAAFEPTKQFRNVIRKLRKGDRVTVYGAYKDETINLEKISIDEVARIFVEVNPACPVCGRRMESEGKGKGFRCRKCKTRAKEKVRLEVERDLEPGMYEVPPCARRHLSKPLIREGREGSHPFR; from the coding sequence ATGAGGGTATGGGTTGGCATGGACGACACCGACTCGAGGAAGGGGATGTGCACAACGTATCTGGCAAAAGTTCTCATGGAAAGGCTTGAGGAGTCGGGATGCAGGGTTATCGGCCTACCAAGGCTGATAAGGCTCAACCCCAACGTCCCGTTCAAGACGAGGGGCAACGGGGCGGTCTCCTTCCTGATAGAGTGCGAGGATGTGGGGGAAGTTGTGGACGTAGCCAACGAGACGGTTCTGGAGATGGCGGAGCTTGACGACGAGAACACAGACCCGGGAGTCGTGTTTGTCAACGCCGAGAACGACGAGCTCATGAACGTCCTCTACAAGTTCTCGGAGAGGGTGATAAGGGACATCGTCAGCGTTGACGAGGCGCTGTTCATAGTGGGCAAGTACCTGATCCCCCACCTCAAGTACAAGAGGGGCAGGGGGCTCATCGGAGCCCTCGCCTCGGTTGGAGCGGAGTGCAGCGAGTACACCCTCGAGCTACTCGCCTACAGGAAGCCGGAGAGGTTCGGAACGAAGCGTGTTTACGACAGGGACTCCTTCTTCCTCGCTGACCTGCTCACCTACCCCCAGACGTTCGACACTGTTGACTGGGGGAACGATGTGGTGGTTTGCGTGCCCAACTCCCCCGATCCGGTGCTGTTCGGGATAAGGGGCGATTCCCTTGAGGCCGTGTTTAGGGCGTTCGAGGTTGTGAGGTGCGAGGAGATTGACAGATACCAGATCTTCATGACGAATCAGGCTACGGACATGCACCTGATAAGGGAGGACGAGGTCTTTCAGCTCTTCGAAGGCCGCTCATACGTGCTGGGCGGCACTGTGATAGAGGAGCCGTTTGAGATCGAGGGGGGGCACGTGTTCTTCACCATCGAGACGAGGTTTGGAGATGTGAGGTGTGCTGCGTTTGAGCCAACAAAGCAGTTCAGGAACGTGATCAGAAAGCTCAGGAAGGGGGACAGGGTAACTGTTTACGGTGCATACAAGGATGAGACGATAAACCTCGAGAAGATCAGCATTGACGAGGTTGCGAGGATTTTCGTCGAGGTGAACCCTGCCTGTCCGGTGTGTGGGAGAAGGATGGAGAGCGAGGGAAAGGGGAAGGGATTCAGGTGCAGGAAATGCAAGACCAGGGCTAAGGAGAAGGTCAGGTTGGAGGTTGAGAGGGATCTCGAGCCGGGAATGTACGAGGTTCCGCCCTGTGCGAGGAGGCACCTTTCCAAGCCCCTCATCAGGGAGGGGAGAGAGGGATCCCACCCGTTCAGGTAA